A region of Desulfolithobacter dissulfuricans DNA encodes the following proteins:
- a CDS encoding 4Fe-4S dicluster domain-containing protein, which translates to MEERRKFLVQSGALLLGAAGLKPVLAGQDRNREQPVRWGMIIDLNRCTGCQSCVIACKNRNHTARNQFNTRILIREEVFARGRGLLFTPIQCNQCEDPSCVAACDRQATFHLDNGVVVTDWSRCDGCGDCIEACPYGARFADPAHGNRVDKCDFCLDRLVAGGVPSCVEACSSGARLFGDLLRPAGEFARCLRAPQLTLRDSDRTDGAAVRYIPHRQASRRTP; encoded by the coding sequence ATGGAAGAAAGGAGAAAGTTCCTAGTCCAGAGCGGCGCCCTGCTCCTGGGCGCGGCCGGGCTCAAGCCAGTCCTGGCAGGGCAGGACCGGAACAGGGAGCAACCGGTACGCTGGGGCATGATCATCGACCTCAACCGCTGTACCGGCTGCCAGTCCTGTGTCATTGCCTGCAAAAACCGGAACCACACCGCCAGGAACCAGTTCAACACCCGTATTCTGATCCGGGAGGAGGTCTTTGCCCGGGGGCGCGGCCTGCTCTTTACCCCCATCCAGTGCAACCAGTGCGAGGACCCGTCCTGCGTGGCCGCCTGCGATCGCCAGGCCACCTTCCATCTCGACAACGGCGTGGTGGTTACCGACTGGTCCAGGTGCGACGGATGCGGCGACTGCATCGAAGCCTGTCCCTACGGGGCCCGGTTTGCCGACCCGGCCCACGGCAACAGGGTGGACAAGTGTGACTTCTGCCTGGACCGTCTTGTGGCCGGTGGTGTTCCCTCCTGTGTGGAAGCCTGCAGCTCCGGAGCCCGGCTGTTCGGTGATCTCCTGAGACCGGCGGGAGAATTCGCCCGTTGTCTCAGGGCCCCGCAACTCACGCTCCGGGATTCCGACCGGACCGACGGAGCGGCGGTACGCTACATCCCCCATCGCCAGGCAAGCAGGAGGACCCCGTGA